The following DNA comes from Actinomycetota bacterium.
AACAGCTGCTGCAAATTAATTATCCTAAACTAGATATCATACTTTCCGGACTGGAGCACAACCTTACCTTGAGCCATATTGCAGAAATAGCTGGCATAAGCATGGAGGAGGTAGAAAGGGTGCAAAATTTAATTAATAAATCGGAGTGGCTCAGGCAGCCCCCCATGCACCTTAATCTTTAGCTATTAATTTATATATGTCTTCTAAAGCAGTAGATGCCTTTTGATGCCAAACCATCCGGGCCAAGCAATCATAGGTTGTGCTTTCCAGGTTTATAATTATAAAGCGGCCACAGAGTTCAGGCAGCCTGTTGACTGGGCTTACTTCCAGGCTGGAGCCTATAACCAGCATCATGTCACTTTGTACTGCTTTTTGTTCCGCTTTCTGAAAATC
Coding sequences within:
- a CDS encoding NAD-dependent deacetylase; protein product: RVLEVHGNLNQAYCMQCRQQFDFNYLLDLSQTEVPPRCACGGIIRPGVVLFGDPLGPDFQKAEQKAVQSDMMLVIGSSLEVSPVNRLPELCGRFIIINLESTTYDCLARMVWHQKASTALEDIYKLIAKD